The following coding sequences are from one Granulicella sp. L56 window:
- a CDS encoding L-rhamnonate dehydratase, translated as MKITEVRTRVVQWEGKTVPLPPHFCTNPMDLVTFRDASMGNFAFHGWVLVEIFTDSGLVGLGNAALSPLVTKTLIDTYLKPILIGADPWDTEYLWQQMYRRTIAFGRKGVAMTAISAVDIALWDLLGKDAKQPVYRLLGGRTKERIPVYASRLYSMPLDQLRVEAQNYKNQGYKAMKLRFGWGPIDGAEGMLRNIELVSTVREVIGDGIDLMTDAYMGWTLDYAKRMLPRLEQFNLRWLEEPVIPDDTRGYKELKSYGRIPIAGGEHEFTIFGFRALLEANALDYIQFDTNRVGGISQARKISALAESFQVPVVPHAGQMHNYHVVMSSLNSPIAEFFPKVDVEVGNELFWYIFDGEPVPTDGHIDLDDKTPGLGLTVNEESLKRFTVIG; from the coding sequence ATGAAGATCACTGAAGTCCGCACGCGCGTCGTTCAGTGGGAAGGCAAGACAGTACCGCTTCCCCCCCACTTCTGCACTAACCCGATGGACCTCGTTACATTTCGTGACGCATCGATGGGCAACTTTGCCTTTCATGGCTGGGTTCTTGTAGAGATCTTTACAGATTCCGGTCTCGTAGGCCTGGGCAATGCTGCGCTCTCGCCGCTGGTGACAAAGACGCTGATTGACACCTATTTAAAACCAATCTTGATCGGCGCCGATCCATGGGATACCGAATATCTTTGGCAGCAGATGTATCGACGCACCATTGCTTTTGGCCGCAAGGGCGTCGCCATGACCGCAATCTCAGCCGTAGATATCGCGCTATGGGACCTGCTTGGCAAAGATGCGAAGCAGCCCGTGTATCGATTGTTGGGAGGTCGTACGAAGGAGCGCATTCCCGTCTATGCAAGCCGGCTCTACTCTATGCCACTCGACCAGTTACGCGTCGAAGCTCAAAACTACAAAAACCAGGGCTACAAAGCGATGAAGCTGCGTTTCGGTTGGGGTCCAATCGATGGGGCAGAAGGAATGCTACGAAATATCGAGCTTGTTAGCACTGTGCGCGAGGTAATCGGGGATGGCATCGATCTGATGACCGATGCCTACATGGGTTGGACACTGGATTATGCAAAGCGCATGCTGCCGCGATTGGAACAATTCAATCTTCGCTGGTTGGAGGAACCTGTCATTCCGGATGACACGCGAGGCTACAAAGAATTGAAAAGTTATGGACGCATTCCGATTGCCGGAGGCGAACACGAGTTCACCATCTTTGGATTTCGCGCATTGCTGGAGGCGAATGCCCTTGACTATATCCAGTTCGACACCAATCGCGTTGGAGGCATCAGCCAGGCACGCAAGATTTCAGCACTGGCTGAGTCGTTCCAAGTTCCCGTCGTGCCGCATGCAGGGCAGATGCATAACTATCACGTTGTCATGTCCAGCCTGAACTCGCCGATTGCGGAGTTCTTTCCAAAGGTGGATGTCGAGGTTGGCAATGAGCTCTTCTGGTACATCTTCGATGGTGAGCCTGTTCCTACGGACGGCCATATCGATCTCGATGATAAAACACCTGGCCTTGGTCTCACGGTCAATGAAGAGTCGCTTAAGCGCTTTACCGTGATTGGATAA
- the araD1 gene encoding AraD1 family protein — protein MIIHLVQIADSSSRRVALVEEPYLRCLTGISSVYELAQECLRASRSIAEDAVSRATGETLLYDDVYNGKSSWRLLAPIDVPGIPSRLLVAGTGLTHLGSAQQRQAMHLADQPKREEILTDSMRMFQWGVDAGRPPENQIGIAPEWFFKGDGSVVRAHLEPLEIPECAEDGGEEAEIAGIYIVAEDGTPYRIGMANGNEFSDHKFEKRNYLNLAGSKLRTCSLGPELVVGAEFGDIRGRVKIQRSGESLWQKSISTGEKNMCHSLANLEHHHFKFAGHRQPGSVHVHFFGADALSFADDIVLREGDITEVSFEGYGRPLRNSITEEVKSTHPVRVRSLA, from the coding sequence ATGATCATTCATCTTGTTCAAATCGCCGACTCTTCTTCTCGCCGCGTAGCGCTTGTGGAAGAGCCTTACCTGCGATGCCTCACGGGCATCTCATCCGTCTATGAACTGGCGCAGGAATGTTTGCGGGCATCCCGGTCCATCGCAGAAGACGCTGTCTCACGCGCGACCGGCGAGACGCTGTTATACGACGATGTCTACAACGGCAAATCATCTTGGCGGCTGCTGGCACCGATCGATGTGCCGGGGATACCTTCGCGCCTTCTTGTTGCCGGAACCGGCCTGACACATCTTGGAAGCGCCCAGCAACGTCAAGCAATGCACCTTGCCGATCAGCCGAAGCGGGAAGAGATATTGACGGACAGCATGCGGATGTTTCAGTGGGGCGTAGACGCCGGACGCCCGCCGGAAAACCAGATCGGCATCGCGCCGGAGTGGTTCTTCAAAGGCGACGGCTCTGTCGTACGCGCACATCTTGAACCGCTGGAAATTCCTGAATGTGCCGAGGATGGTGGCGAAGAGGCGGAGATTGCGGGGATATATATTGTCGCGGAAGATGGAACGCCATATCGCATCGGCATGGCCAATGGAAATGAGTTCTCCGATCACAAGTTTGAGAAGCGTAATTATCTGAATCTGGCGGGATCGAAGTTACGCACCTGCAGTCTGGGGCCGGAGTTGGTTGTCGGGGCAGAGTTTGGCGATATTCGGGGAAGAGTAAAGATACAACGCTCGGGCGAGAGCTTATGGCAGAAAAGCATCTCCACCGGCGAGAAAAATATGTGCCACAGCCTCGCCAATCTAGAGCACCATCACTTCAAGTTCGCGGGACATCGTCAGCCGGGCAGCGTGCATGTGCACTTCTTCGGCGCGGATGCACTTTCCTTTGCTGACGACATCGTTCTTCGCGAAGGCGACATCACTGAGGTGAGCTTTGAAGGCTATGGGCGACCGCTTCGGAACTCAATTACAGAAGAAGTTAAATCGACCCATCCGGTCCGCGTCCGTTCACTGGCGTAG
- a CDS encoding NAD(P)-dependent oxidoreductase, with the protein MEKASVALLGLGTMGSGMARNLLRGGFSLTIYNRTAAKSKAFSAQGARVAATPAEAVKGARIIISMLADDAASRQTWTGMHGALAAADSGAVLIESSTVSPAWIAELASLANARGLDLLDAPVTGSRIQAEDGQLSFLVGGSEAALAIATPVLGTMSKEIVHLGASGSGAKMKLVNNFLCGVQVASLAEGIAWLERSGLDRDKALDILKRGAPGSPLLASIATRMTSRNYDVNFLLKLMAKDLDYAHAAAAESGISLTTAANANTLFERAIMAGYGEKDMSSVVEPLRDLAASQG; encoded by the coding sequence ATGGAAAAAGCGTCCGTGGCACTTCTTGGACTGGGAACTATGGGCAGCGGCATGGCGAGAAACCTCCTGAGGGGAGGCTTTTCGCTGACCATCTACAATCGCACGGCTGCGAAGTCGAAGGCGTTTAGCGCACAAGGGGCGCGGGTTGCGGCAACGCCCGCAGAGGCGGTGAAGGGAGCTCGAATAATTATTTCGATGCTTGCAGACGATGCAGCTTCGCGCCAAACCTGGACAGGAATGCATGGCGCTCTCGCGGCGGCTGATAGCGGCGCGGTGTTAATTGAATCGAGTACTGTAAGCCCCGCATGGATTGCAGAGTTGGCTTCCTTGGCGAATGCAAGGGGCCTCGATCTGCTGGATGCGCCAGTAACCGGTAGCAGAATCCAGGCTGAAGACGGCCAACTCTCATTTCTGGTTGGCGGTTCTGAGGCAGCACTCGCGATAGCCACTCCCGTACTTGGAACTATGAGTAAGGAGATTGTGCATCTCGGCGCTTCAGGTTCGGGCGCGAAGATGAAGCTTGTAAACAACTTTCTCTGCGGGGTACAGGTTGCATCCTTAGCCGAGGGCATTGCATGGCTTGAGCGTAGTGGCCTCGATCGTGACAAGGCGCTGGACATTCTCAAAAGAGGCGCGCCCGGAAGCCCCTTGCTGGCGAGCATCGCCACCCGAATGACAAGTCGCAATTACGATGTAAATTTTCTGCTGAAGCTGATGGCTAAAGATCTTGACTATGCCCACGCCGCCGCTGCGGAAAGCGGAATTAGCCTGACAACTGCCGCGAATGCGAACACGCTCTTTGAGCGGGCAATCATGGCCGGCTATGGCGAGAAGGATATGTCGTCGGTTGTGGAGCCGCTACGCGATCTTGCCGCCAGTCAGGGATGA
- a CDS encoding glycoside hydrolase family 3 C-terminal domain-containing protein, with protein sequence MKHAFLSFVCLLYCGFAVAQTQAAPAYVDPSKPVEQRIADLISRMTLEEKAEQLNHLNTGIPRLHVPMWGGWNQTLHGVWSKEPTTLFPAPIAMGATWDPDLVHSIADAMSDEARALYNSNADGPRSKHGLVYRSPVINLSRNPLWGRIQEVFSEDPYLTGRMAVAYVKGLQGDDINHLKLAATIKHFAVYNVETGRQHLSVQVDERSFMEYWMVAWKAAITEGHAQSVMSSYNAINGTPDAVNHLLLTDILRDQWGFDGFVTDDLGAVALLTGREGSSEPGQRITEDPVVATALAIKAGNDSDDTEFQTNIPLAVKRGLLSTQDVDRALTRVLRVGFRLGAFDPPGSSPYSKIPMSVVRSPEHLELALKTAEESMTLLSNRDKFLPLRRDAVHSLAVIGPAGDEDYETGNYYGTPARKIGPLEGLRQLLGPGVNVQYEKGTGFTEPADPAAIARAVELARKSDVAILFLGTNLHIEAEGRDRRDLNLPGAQQQLMEAVVAANPRTVLVLMNAGPLAVTWAQDHVPAILDAWYPGEAGGIAIARTLFGDNNPSGHLPYTVYASLYGVPPQNEYDVSKGFTYLYFKGLPLYPFGHGLSYTRFSYSNLKLSASSVSQTGQIEISFDLRNIGDRAGTEVPQLYTHQVQSMAAQPIKSLRAFTRVSLQPGETTHVQMLLRTSELSFFDIGTRKFIVEPGTFNLMIGSSSEDIRLRSQVTVHN encoded by the coding sequence ATGAAACATGCCTTTCTCTCTTTTGTATGTCTCCTCTACTGCGGATTTGCCGTAGCGCAAACCCAGGCCGCGCCTGCCTACGTCGATCCTTCGAAGCCTGTGGAGCAACGCATTGCCGATCTGATTAGCCGGATGACGCTTGAAGAAAAAGCAGAACAGCTCAATCATCTCAACACTGGCATTCCGCGCTTGCATGTACCCATGTGGGGAGGATGGAATCAAACGTTGCACGGTGTCTGGTCCAAAGAGCCAACCACTCTTTTTCCCGCGCCGATTGCAATGGGAGCAACCTGGGACCCCGACCTGGTGCACTCAATCGCAGATGCTATGTCAGATGAAGCACGGGCCCTCTATAACAGTAACGCGGATGGTCCCCGTTCGAAGCATGGTCTCGTCTATCGTTCTCCTGTAATCAATCTCAGCCGCAATCCGCTATGGGGCCGTATTCAAGAAGTCTTCAGCGAAGACCCTTATCTAACAGGAAGAATGGCTGTGGCGTATGTGAAAGGACTTCAGGGCGACGACATCAATCATCTGAAACTGGCTGCGACCATAAAGCATTTCGCTGTGTATAACGTCGAGACCGGCAGGCAGCACTTATCCGTCCAAGTGGATGAACGCAGCTTCATGGAATACTGGATGGTTGCATGGAAGGCCGCGATCACCGAAGGACATGCACAGTCCGTTATGTCTTCATACAACGCCATCAATGGAACACCTGATGCCGTTAACCATCTTCTGCTGACGGATATTCTTCGCGACCAATGGGGCTTCGATGGTTTTGTGACTGACGATCTTGGTGCCGTCGCCTTGTTGACAGGGCGCGAAGGTTCTAGCGAACCGGGCCAGCGGATTACGGAAGATCCGGTCGTGGCAACTGCTCTCGCAATCAAAGCGGGCAATGATTCCGACGATACGGAGTTCCAGACCAATATCCCCCTTGCCGTCAAGCGTGGGCTTTTATCCACGCAGGATGTCGACCGTGCACTTACCCGTGTGTTGCGCGTCGGTTTTCGTCTCGGCGCATTTGATCCTCCCGGCAGCAGCCCCTACAGCAAAATTCCGATGAGCGTAGTGCGCTCTCCGGAGCATCTTGAACTGGCGCTGAAGACTGCCGAAGAATCGATGACGCTCTTGAGCAACCGCGACAAGTTTTTGCCGCTGAGACGCGATGCTGTCCACTCGCTTGCAGTAATCGGCCCTGCCGGAGATGAGGATTACGAAACGGGCAACTATTACGGGACGCCCGCACGCAAGATCGGCCCCCTGGAAGGCCTGCGGCAGTTGCTTGGCCCTGGTGTTAACGTGCAGTACGAAAAAGGCACGGGCTTTACCGAACCCGCGGATCCGGCTGCAATAGCGCGAGCTGTTGAACTCGCGCGCAAGTCCGATGTGGCGATACTCTTTCTCGGCACGAACCTGCACATCGAGGCTGAAGGGCGCGACCGGCGCGACCTAAACCTTCCGGGTGCGCAGCAACAACTTATGGAGGCCGTCGTCGCTGCGAATCCTCGAACGGTGCTGGTATTGATGAATGCAGGTCCGCTGGCCGTCACCTGGGCGCAGGATCATGTGCCCGCGATCCTCGATGCCTGGTATCCGGGTGAAGCGGGCGGCATCGCCATCGCACGCACACTTTTCGGCGACAACAATCCGAGTGGACATCTTCCTTACACCGTGTATGCGAGCCTTTACGGTGTTCCTCCACAAAATGAATACGACGTATCGAAGGGATTCACCTATCTCTATTTCAAGGGATTGCCTCTCTATCCCTTCGGCCATGGCCTCAGCTACACGCGCTTCTCATATAGCAATTTGAAGCTTTCGGCATCCTCGGTCTCGCAGACTGGCCAGATAGAGATCTCATTCGATCTCCGGAACATAGGCGATCGAGCAGGCACCGAGGTTCCCCAGCTTTACACTCATCAGGTGCAAAGCATGGCCGCGCAACCGATTAAGAGCCTGCGCGCATTTACGCGCGTCAGCTTGCAACCCGGTGAAACTACCCATGTGCAGATGCTCTTACGAACATCTGAGCTTTCTTTCTTTGATATCGGGACCAGGAAGTTCATCGTAGAGCCCGGCACTTTCAATCTGATGATCGGGTCCTCCTCAGAAGATATACGTCTCCGATCACAGGTGACCGTTCACAATTAG
- a CDS encoding cytochrome P460 family protein — protein sequence MVKDSRKYAETGGWGFAKFADGKPANEAEPKACFSCHEPAKLGTVFLLTTRDDRKNGNPRHRSENASCCFHHHFA from the coding sequence ATGGTCAAGGACTCCAGAAAGTACGCCGAGACAGGCGGTTGGGGATTCGCCAAATTTGCTGATGGTAAACCGGCAAACGAGGCGGAGCCCAAAGCCTGCTTTTCTTGCCACGAACCTGCCAAGCTCGGGACTGTGTTTTTACTCACTACGCGCGATGATAGGAAGAATGGAAACCCGAGACATCGAAGCGAAAACGCATCGTGTTGTTTCCATCATCATTTCGCCTAA
- a CDS encoding efflux transporter outer membrane subunit, translating to MRTNRQSSFLRITLAGSICFGLAGCTVGPNYHRPSAPTAPAFSQTVPPPNPLNGSWKQAQPGDTVLRGKWWEIYHDTQLNALEDKIAISNQTLKAAMGEYFQAREQVRVARSNYYPTVGAGPSVSRTRESYNQPNTQRSVTKYQYNTFALEGQALWEPDLWGQVRRTVEQARANAQASAADLANVELSIRSEIATDYFEMRGLDTQQALLDSTVIAYTDYYNLTQVRFKGGVATDVDVAEAETQLRTTRAQAIDIGVARSQYEHAIATLVGTSASSFSLPAMPLHLQLPTVPAGVPSALLERRPDIAAAERRVDAANAQIGVAISAYYPTISLNGVGGFESTNPGTWIQGPSALWGLGGSALETLFDAGRRHAITQQARDAYDMQVANYRQTVLVAFQEVEDNLVALRVLDQEAAVEKTAVDSAQRSLLLSTKRYKGGVTTYLEVLTAQTAQLNNERTDADITTRQFAASVALIKALGGGWNTTQLPNP from the coding sequence GTGAGAACCAATCGCCAATCTTCGTTCTTACGCATCACGCTTGCCGGATCTATATGCTTCGGGTTGGCTGGATGCACCGTCGGGCCGAACTATCATCGTCCTTCGGCGCCTACGGCACCTGCTTTCAGTCAAACGGTGCCGCCGCCAAATCCTCTCAATGGAAGCTGGAAACAGGCACAGCCCGGAGATACTGTTCTACGCGGTAAATGGTGGGAGATCTATCACGATACCCAGTTGAATGCGCTGGAGGACAAAATTGCCATCTCCAACCAGACGCTCAAAGCTGCGATGGGTGAATACTTCCAGGCGCGTGAGCAGGTGCGTGTTGCTCGCTCGAACTACTACCCCACGGTAGGCGCAGGGCCTTCCGTCTCGCGCACTCGCGAATCCTACAACCAGCCCAACACGCAGCGCTCCGTCACCAAGTATCAATACAATACCTTTGCCCTTGAAGGACAGGCTCTGTGGGAGCCCGATCTATGGGGTCAGGTGCGCCGCACTGTTGAGCAGGCGCGCGCCAACGCACAGGCAAGCGCCGCTGATCTGGCCAATGTTGAACTCAGCATCCGTTCCGAGATTGCAACAGATTATTTTGAGATGCGTGGTCTCGATACGCAGCAGGCGTTGCTCGACAGCACGGTGATTGCTTACACGGATTACTACAATCTCACCCAGGTTCGCTTCAAAGGTGGCGTAGCCACCGACGTGGATGTCGCCGAAGCAGAGACGCAGTTGAGGACCACGAGAGCGCAAGCCATCGATATCGGTGTAGCCCGGTCGCAGTATGAGCATGCCATTGCAACGCTTGTCGGCACCTCGGCATCCAGCTTCTCTCTGCCTGCCATGCCGCTTCATCTCCAGCTTCCCACCGTTCCTGCCGGTGTTCCTTCGGCACTACTGGAGCGGCGACCTGATATTGCCGCAGCCGAGCGTCGCGTAGATGCTGCCAACGCTCAGATTGGCGTGGCGATCTCTGCCTACTATCCAACGATCTCTCTTAATGGAGTTGGTGGTTTTGAAAGCACCAATCCCGGCACCTGGATTCAAGGCCCCAGCGCGCTTTGGGGACTCGGTGGTTCAGCACTTGAGACGCTCTTCGACGCGGGACGCCGCCATGCTATCACCCAGCAGGCGCGAGATGCCTACGATATGCAAGTGGCAAACTATCGGCAAACTGTACTCGTCGCATTTCAGGAAGTAGAAGACAACCTCGTCGCATTGCGCGTTCTTGATCAAGAAGCTGCTGTTGAAAAGACGGCCGTCGATTCTGCCCAGCGATCGTTGCTTCTCAGCACGAAACGCTATAAAGGCGGTGTCACTACCTACCTCGAAGTTCTGACTGCGCAAACGGCGCAACTGAATAACGAACGAACCGATGCCGATATCACGACGCGCCAGTTCGCAGCCAGCGTCGCTCTCATCAAAGCCTTAGGCGGTGGTTGGAACACTACTCAACTGCCCAACCCATAA
- a CDS encoding efflux RND transporter periplasmic adaptor subunit, with product MSQSPHSELRDDQTPIQGHDSHIPTGNGKPPISGRKAILLVLVLLVVAVILAATGIVPRLRARTTLQQQTDALAAPDVITAKPTMGQPSQEVVLPGNIYAYQDSPLYARTSGYLKKWYFDIGGHVKEGQLLAIIESPEIDQQLMQAKADLATAEANAGNAQIQSKRYQDLLKSNAVSKQDTDTFTTQAASTSTAVKSAFANVQRLEQLVGFEKVYAPFDGTITARDVDTGTLIDAGANKELFHIAAERVLRVYVNVPQIYAHDCVPGLPADLTFDEYPGRRFQGKVVRTSKAIDPVSRTLLVEVDVDNSKGELLPGAYTQVHFKIDNAKPSLIVPVSTLMFRTEGLRISVVQHGDTARLVPITIGRDDGRVVEVVSGLEPQSEVIQNPPDSLIDGEKVHIVKPGAQSAGQPSQAQQGEDK from the coding sequence ATGAGCCAATCACCTCACTCAGAACTGCGCGATGACCAAACTCCTATTCAGGGGCACGATAGCCATATCCCGACAGGGAACGGCAAACCGCCTATCTCGGGACGCAAGGCAATCCTGCTGGTTCTCGTTCTTCTAGTGGTCGCCGTTATACTCGCTGCTACTGGCATCGTTCCGCGACTTCGTGCACGTACAACCCTGCAACAACAGACGGATGCTCTCGCTGCTCCCGATGTCATCACTGCGAAGCCAACCATGGGGCAACCTTCGCAAGAGGTCGTGCTCCCCGGCAATATCTATGCCTATCAAGACTCGCCCCTCTATGCTCGCACCAGCGGCTATCTGAAGAAATGGTACTTCGACATCGGAGGGCATGTTAAAGAAGGCCAACTCCTTGCCATTATTGAGAGCCCGGAGATTGATCAACAACTGATGCAGGCAAAGGCCGATCTGGCCACCGCGGAGGCTAATGCCGGTAATGCGCAGATTCAATCAAAGCGCTATCAGGACCTGCTCAAGTCCAATGCGGTCTCGAAGCAGGATACGGACACCTTCACGACGCAGGCAGCTTCTACCAGCACCGCAGTTAAATCTGCATTTGCGAATGTTCAACGTCTGGAGCAACTCGTTGGCTTTGAAAAAGTCTACGCTCCGTTCGACGGTACGATTACGGCACGCGATGTAGATACAGGCACGCTCATCGACGCAGGCGCGAATAAAGAACTCTTCCATATTGCCGCCGAGCGTGTTTTGCGCGTCTATGTTAATGTCCCGCAGATCTATGCGCATGACTGCGTTCCCGGACTCCCCGCCGACCTTACCTTCGACGAATATCCGGGACGCCGCTTTCAGGGCAAGGTTGTTCGTACTTCTAAAGCCATCGACCCCGTATCGCGCACTTTGCTGGTGGAGGTCGATGTCGACAACAGCAAAGGGGAATTACTGCCCGGAGCTTACACGCAGGTTCACTTTAAGATCGATAACGCTAAGCCGTCGCTGATCGTCCCCGTCTCTACGCTTATGTTCCGCACCGAAGGTTTACGCATCAGTGTCGTGCAGCATGGCGATACTGCCAGATTGGTGCCTATCACAATTGGCCGAGACGATGGCCGAGTTGTCGAGGTCGTATCCGGTCTGGAACCACAGAGTGAAGTGATCCAGAACCCGCCGGACTCGCTTATCGACGGAGAAAAAGTACATATCGTGAAGCCTGGAGCGCAATCGGCTGGTCAACCTTCTCAGGCGCAACAGGGTGAAGACAAGTGA